The genomic region CAGAAATCACTGCTGAAGCACTTGGTATAGCGGGCAAGCAGGTGCTTGTCTGCTCAACGGGTGTCATAGGCGTTCCGATGCCGATGGATACCATAAGGAAAGGTATAGGTTCCTGCATCGAAGCCTTGGGAACAGACTTGTCCCATGGCTTGGATGCTGCCACGGCAATCCTTACTACCGATACCCACGACAAGCAGGTAGGCGTTACTTGTAAGATCGGAGGGAAGACAGTAACTATCGGAGGCATGGCAAAGGGGTCAGGGATGATCCATCCGAACATGGCTACGATGCTCAGCTTCATTACTACCGATGCCTGTATTTCAAAATCTGCCTTGCAGAAACTTCTTGGGCCTACCATTGCCCAGTCTTACAATATGATCAGCGTCGATGGGGATACCAGTACGAATGATACGGTACTGGTCCTTGCAAACGGACAGAGCGGCGCCACAGAACTTGAGGAAGGCTGTGAAGGATGGGAAGATTTCAAGGATGCCTTTACCTACGTCCATACCTATCTTGCAAAGGAAATTGTCCGTGACGGGGAAGGGGCCGGAACGTTCATTGAAGTTACGGTCCGGGGCGCACGCACACTCAAGGATGCAAGAACCTTGGCAAGGTCCGTTGTCAGCTCCAATTTGGTAAAGGCTGCGTTTTTCGGCAGCGATGCAAACTGGGGACGGGTCGTCTGTGCAATGGGGTATAGCGGGGTCGATTTCGGCATAGGTCATCTCAAGCTTTCCTTTGTCAGCGGAAAGGGAGAGGTGCTGGTTGTCGACAAAGGCCTTCCCATTCCGTTTGATGAAGACTTTGCCAAGCAGATCCTGTTGGAAAAGGAAGTCAAAGTTGTGGCAGAGCTGAAAGACGGCGATGCCACAGCAACTGCATGGGGCTGTGACCTTACGTATGACTATGTCCGTATCAACGGTGATTATAGGAGCTGAAGGGTGAAGGATTCAATTGAAAAGGCAGAGGTATTGATTGAGGCCATTCCTTATATCCAGAAATTTTCGGGTTGCACCGTAGTGGTAAAGTATGGCGGTTCTGCTATGGTCAACCCTGAATTGAAGAAGTCGGTGGTCAAGGATCTTGCCATGCTTAAGTATCTTGGCCTCAATATTGTTGTCGTCCATGGCGGAGGGAAGGATATTTCCTCATTCCTTGAGAGAATCGGCAAGAAGAGCAAGTTCGTTGACGGACAGAGAGTAACAGATGAAGAAACTGCGGCCGTTGCTGAAATGGTGCTTTCCGGTTCGATTTCAAAGATGATAGTCCAGGAACTTGAGGATGCCGGTATCATGGCTGTGGGGATCAATGGGAAAGATGGGCATTTGCTTCAGTGCAGCAGAAAGCCCGGACCGAAAGGTGAAGACATCGGTTTTGTCGGTGAGGTGGAGCATGTCAATACTTCCTTGGTCAGGAACCTGATGAGCGAAGGTTATGTTCCTGTTGTTTCACCTGTTGGTTTCGGTAATGACGGAAAGACCTATAATATCAATGCTGATTACTGTGCTTCCGCTCTTGCAGGAGCCTTGGGAGCCCAGAAACTTGTCTTCCTTACCGATGTCGAAGGCATTCTGAGGGATAAGGATGATCCATCGACCAGGATTGCCCGTCTGACCAGAAGTCAGGCTGTTGATTATCTGGCCAATGGTGTCATAAAGGGCGGAATGATTCCGAAGGTAGAATGTTGCCTTTCTGCCCTTGAGCATGGGGTAACTTCCGTCCACGTATTGGATGGGCGGCTTCCACATTCCATGTTGCTTGAAATCTTTACGACAAAAGGAATCGGAACGATGGTAGTCAAGGATGACGAGGAGAACCAATTATGAGTGATATGCAAGAACTTATATCGGAAGGACAGCAGTTCGTTGCCCATACCTATGCACAGGTCCCTGTGGTGTTCAAGAGTGGGAAAGGTTGCTGGCTCTATGATGTAGATGGAAAGGCGTACCTTGATTTTGTCGGTGGAATTGCCGTCAACATACTGGGATATGGAAATGAAGGCTTGATGTCTGCCTTGAAGAAAGTGCTTGAAGGTGGAGTCCTGCACTGTTCCAATCTCTATTGGAACGAACCCGAAATCACTGCAGCAAAGAAACTGGTAGCCCTTTCAGGAATGGACAATGTGTTTTTCTGCAACAGTGGTGCTGAAGCAAATGAGGCTTCCTTGAAACTTGCCAGGAAATATGGAGCCCTGCATGGGGGAAAATATAAGATTATCAGCATGCAGCATTCCTTCCATGGCCGGACTTACGGTGCTATTACGGCTACAGGGCAAGAAAAATACCATAAGAATTTCCAACCATTGCTTTCCGGCATTGAGTATGCTATCTTCAATGATCTGGATTCAGTCAAAGCCTTGGTCGATGAGAAGACTTGTGCGGTATTGGTCGAACCTATTCAAGGTGAGGGTGGCGTCATCCCTGCAACTGTAGAATTCCTTGAAGGTCTGAGAAAGCTTTGTGATGAAAAAGGTCTCCTGCTGTTGTTTGATGAGGTGCAGTGTGGCATGGGCAGAAGCGGTTACCCGTTCTGCTTCCAAGGGTATGGCGTTCAGCCGGATGTAGTGGCCTGTGCCAAGGCTGTTGCAGGCGGTGTACCTTGTGGTGTCATGCTCAGTCAAGGAAAAGCCAGTACCGTATTCGAACCAGGAGATCATGCCTCGACGTTCGGAGGAAATTTCCTTGCGGCAACGGGTGCCAGCTATATAGCAGATATCCTTGCTGATCCTGCCTTCTGTGCATCAGTGAGGGCGAAAGGTTCCTATCTCAAGCAACAGCTGGAGAAGTTTGTCGAAAAGTATCCGGCACTCTGTGTTTCGGTCCGTGGCAGGGGACTCATGCTTGGTCTGCAACTTGCGATTCCTCCTAGAAAAGTTGTTGATGCTGCTTTTGAGAAACAACTTTTGGTGCTTAGTGCAGGTAGTGATGTGCTGCGCTTCG from Spirochaetia bacterium harbors:
- the argJ gene encoding bifunctional glutamate N-acetyltransferase/amino-acid acetyltransferase ArgJ, which gives rise to MFEILKKGQGGVTAAKGFSASGVACGLKKRKKDMAMIYSAVPCTFAGAFTTNLAAAAPVAWDRKLVAESTTCQAIVVNSGNANACTGEKGLSDAHDMAEITAEALGIAGKQVLVCSTGVIGVPMPMDTIRKGIGSCIEALGTDLSHGLDAATAILTTDTHDKQVGVTCKIGGKTVTIGGMAKGSGMIHPNMATMLSFITTDACISKSALQKLLGPTIAQSYNMISVDGDTSTNDTVLVLANGQSGATELEEGCEGWEDFKDAFTYVHTYLAKEIVRDGEGAGTFIEVTVRGARTLKDARTLARSVVSSNLVKAAFFGSDANWGRVVCAMGYSGVDFGIGHLKLSFVSGKGEVLVVDKGLPIPFDEDFAKQILLEKEVKVVAELKDGDATATAWGCDLTYDYVRINGDYRS
- the argB gene encoding acetylglutamate kinase; translation: MKDSIEKAEVLIEAIPYIQKFSGCTVVVKYGGSAMVNPELKKSVVKDLAMLKYLGLNIVVVHGGGKDISSFLERIGKKSKFVDGQRVTDEETAAVAEMVLSGSISKMIVQELEDAGIMAVGINGKDGHLLQCSRKPGPKGEDIGFVGEVEHVNTSLVRNLMSEGYVPVVSPVGFGNDGKTYNINADYCASALAGALGAQKLVFLTDVEGILRDKDDPSTRIARLTRSQAVDYLANGVIKGGMIPKVECCLSALEHGVTSVHVLDGRLPHSMLLEIFTTKGIGTMVVKDDEENQL
- a CDS encoding aspartate aminotransferase family protein, which gives rise to MSDMQELISEGQQFVAHTYAQVPVVFKSGKGCWLYDVDGKAYLDFVGGIAVNILGYGNEGLMSALKKVLEGGVLHCSNLYWNEPEITAAKKLVALSGMDNVFFCNSGAEANEASLKLARKYGALHGGKYKIISMQHSFHGRTYGAITATGQEKYHKNFQPLLSGIEYAIFNDLDSVKALVDEKTCAVLVEPIQGEGGVIPATVEFLEGLRKLCDEKGLLLLFDEVQCGMGRSGYPFCFQGYGVQPDVVACAKAVAGGVPCGVMLSQGKASTVFEPGDHASTFGGNFLAATGASYIADILADPAFCASVRAKGSYLKQQLEKFVEKYPALCVSVRGRGLMLGLQLAIPPRKVVDAAFEKQLLVLSAGSDVLRFVPPLIVSKEDIDRCIAILDEAFASLA